The following are encoded together in the Candidatus Bandiella woodruffii genome:
- a CDS encoding bifunctional riboflavin kinase/FAD synthetase: MIICEGKLESFDIPKNLVLAIGNFDGIHIGHRDVINSCIEIAKRNGWLAAVLTFSPHPSNIIDPKNAKQPIYPAQQKIDLLKKLPLSHLFILDFDLDLMRLNHDEFIKKILIEKFQIKGVVTGYNFSFGNKKLGDVNTLMDASKKYGFLYHIVEKFLYMGIEVSSSKIRELLAMGLVETANQLLGENYAICGEVIRGKKMATTLGFKTANIPLKENYAYPLRGVYLVRVIINEIHFYGVANIGVKPTVSDENKILLEVHIFNFAKDIYGQILKVEFLHFIRPERKLKNIESLQKQVQNDMREAQYALRNIVS; this comes from the coding sequence ATGATTATTTGTGAGGGCAAGTTAGAATCTTTTGACATACCAAAAAATTTGGTTTTGGCTATTGGTAATTTTGATGGGATACATATTGGTCATCGGGATGTAATTAATAGCTGCATTGAGATTGCCAAACGTAATGGCTGGTTGGCTGCGGTTTTGACATTTTCTCCGCATCCAAGCAATATAATTGACCCAAAAAATGCTAAACAGCCTATATACCCCGCACAACAAAAAATAGACTTATTGAAAAAGTTACCGTTATCACATCTTTTTATTTTGGATTTTGATCTGGATTTGATGAGGTTGAATCATGATGAATTTATCAAAAAAATCCTTATCGAAAAGTTTCAGATAAAAGGCGTGGTGACTGGCTATAATTTTTCCTTTGGTAATAAAAAGCTAGGCGATGTCAACACACTTATGGACGCTTCTAAAAAATACGGGTTTTTATATCATATAGTAGAGAAATTCTTATATATGGGTATTGAAGTGTCTTCATCCAAAATCAGGGAACTTCTTGCGATGGGTTTGGTTGAAACAGCAAATCAACTGTTAGGTGAGAACTACGCAATTTGCGGAGAAGTAATTCGTGGAAAAAAAATGGCAACAACTTTGGGTTTTAAAACTGCCAATATCCCACTTAAAGAGAATTATGCATACCCATTAAGAGGTGTGTACTTAGTGCGAGTTATAATAAATGAAATACATTTTTATGGTGTGGCGAACATTGGTGTAAAGCCAACGGTAAGTGACGAAAATAAGATATTATTAGAGGTTCACATATTCAACTTTGCAAAAGATATATATGGCCAAATTCTAAAAGTTGAATTCCTACATTTTATCAGGCCTGAGAGAAAGCTAAAAAATATTGAAAGTTTACAAAAACAGGTGCAGAATGACATGAGGGAGGCTCAGTACGCATTGAGAAATATCGTATCGTGA
- the ruvB gene encoding Holliday junction branch migration DNA helicase RuvB produces MQIPGNDIIRKNFIKDDGNETHIRPSQLGEFIGQKKIVENLTVFIGAAKYREETLDHVLFHGPPGLGKTTLAQIIAKEVNANIKITSGPMLSKTRELAAVLTNLEENDVLFIDEIHRMASSVEEVLYPAMEDFYIDLIIGDGPAARTVKINLPKFTLIGATTRLGLLTNPLRDRFGITFQLDFYSQNELEYVIKRAAKIFDINISEEAAKEIAKCSRGTPRIAVKLLRRIRDYANFANKDCINIDLVKSSLRNLHIDSIGLDTLDYKYINFISNSYNGGPVGIDTLAAALSEEKDTIEDTVEPYLLQIGFINRTPRGRILTNLCLKHMGLSIADKELELGLE; encoded by the coding sequence ATGCAAATCCCCGGTAATGATATTATCAGAAAGAATTTCATCAAAGATGATGGAAACGAGACTCACATCCGCCCAAGCCAATTGGGTGAGTTTATTGGGCAGAAAAAAATCGTTGAAAATCTGACAGTTTTTATAGGCGCGGCAAAATACAGAGAAGAAACGCTCGATCATGTGCTTTTTCATGGGCCGCCAGGACTTGGTAAAACAACGCTTGCGCAAATTATTGCAAAAGAAGTGAATGCGAACATCAAAATCACCTCTGGTCCGATGTTGAGCAAGACGAGAGAGTTGGCAGCGGTACTTACCAACCTTGAAGAAAATGATGTGTTATTTATTGACGAAATCCATAGAATGGCTTCCTCAGTGGAAGAGGTGTTATATCCAGCCATGGAAGACTTTTATATTGATTTGATAATCGGCGACGGACCTGCGGCGCGCACTGTAAAAATTAACCTTCCGAAATTCACGCTAATTGGGGCAACCACAAGACTTGGTCTTCTCACAAACCCTCTTCGTGACAGATTTGGCATTACATTCCAACTTGATTTTTATAGTCAAAATGAACTGGAATATGTAATCAAAAGGGCAGCTAAAATTTTTGACATTAACATCTCCGAAGAAGCTGCTAAAGAGATTGCTAAATGCTCGAGAGGTACACCAAGAATTGCGGTAAAATTGCTGCGCAGAATAAGAGATTATGCAAATTTTGCCAATAAAGATTGTATTAACATAGATCTGGTAAAATCTTCATTGCGTAATCTACACATTGATTCGATCGGACTGGACACTTTGGACTATAAATATATCAACTTTATATCCAACAGTTACAATGGCGGCCCTGTTGGGATAGACACACTGGCTGCTGCACTTTCTGAGGAGAAAGATACAATTGAAGACACAGTTGAACCATATCTGTTGCAAATTGGGTTTATCAACAGAACCCCAAGAGGAAGAATTCTTACAAATTTATGTTTAAAGCACATGGGGCTATCCATTGCCGATAAAGAGTTAGAACTGGGGCTTGAATGA
- the rpmG gene encoding 50S ribosomal protein L33 yields MAKKNTILVKLVSSADTGYFLVKKRNPKKLKEKLAFTKYDPVVRKHVEFHEKKLSS; encoded by the coding sequence ATGGCTAAGAAAAATACTATTCTAGTTAAACTTGTAAGTAGCGCAGATACAGGGTATTTTCTTGTAAAGAAAAGGAATCCTAAAAAATTAAAGGAAAAATTGGCTTTTACGAAGTATGATCCAGTCGTACGTAAACACGTTGAATTCCACGAAAAGAAGTTGAGCAGTTAG
- a CDS encoding ABC transporter ATP-binding protein, whose product MSFISLKNISKHYCFDKTKQQILSDINLEVAKGEGIAIVGPSGSGKSTLLKIIGLLDNPSSGSIVIDGTECGLISESKQTALRRELLGFVFQSYNLLPDFTALENVLFAQEILGIKKKEAMEKAQLLFTKLNISHRYNNYPSQLSGGEQQRVAIARSLINNPKLILADEPTGNLDTENTVNVAKILESISKEHNITTITVTHDVNVAKKADKIYVLNEGKLERQS is encoded by the coding sequence GTGAGCTTTATATCCTTAAAAAATATAAGTAAGCACTATTGTTTTGATAAAACAAAACAACAGATACTAAGTGATATTAATTTGGAAGTCGCAAAAGGGGAGGGTATTGCAATTGTTGGGCCTTCTGGCTCTGGCAAAAGTACGTTACTAAAGATTATAGGGTTGCTTGATAATCCAAGCAGTGGGTCAATAGTTATTGATGGTACCGAATGTGGTTTAATATCCGAGAGTAAACAAACTGCGCTTAGAAGGGAGTTGTTAGGTTTTGTGTTTCAGTCATACAATTTGTTACCAGATTTTACAGCGCTTGAAAATGTTTTGTTTGCCCAGGAGATACTGGGAATAAAAAAGAAAGAGGCGATGGAAAAGGCTCAACTTTTATTCACTAAGCTTAACATAAGCCATAGATATAATAATTATCCATCACAATTATCTGGTGGTGAACAACAAAGGGTTGCGATAGCAAGAAGCCTTATTAATAATCCAAAATTAATTTTAGCCGACGAACCAACTGGTAATCTTGATACTGAAAACACCGTTAATGTTGCAAAAATATTGGAAAGCATCTCAAAAGAGCATAACATAACAACAATTACTGTCACACACGATGTAAATGTTGCGAAAAAGGCGGATAAGATTTATGTTTTGAACGAAGGTAAGTTGGAACGTCAGAGCTAA